CATCAACAGCACGGGTGGCCCTCCCTATTGTTCGAGTGATAGTAACAGCTGCTGAGAGTACCGATGGACGAACTCTGATGACATGCGCCCTGCTGGACTCTGCCAGTTCCCGGTCTTTCTGTTCCATCAAGGTACTAGAGATGCTTCAgccaaaggagagaagagagacaacaaTGATTACTACACTGACACAAGAAACTTACCATGACACAAAACAAGTTGATCTCGTGGTTAGGGGAGTGTGCAAAGGGAAGAACACCCCCATACAACTCCCTCGGGTGATCGTCCTCGACCCCTTCCCTGAAGGTTTGATCGAAGCTAGAGCGAGCCAATTGAACACTGCTCGCTGGCCACACCTTCAAGACCCTGGCTCCTACTCAGGCACACCTACCAAATTGGAGTGTAGAGCTACTGATTGGGCAGGACACCCCCTCGGCACTTATGCCCCTAGAagtcaggagggggagaggaggagaacccTTTGCTGTTAGGACAAATTTAGGATGGGCTATTAATGATCCAATGAGCAGGTCACTGGGAGCAAAAAATTTTGGGACCTACACAAGTGAGGCGCCCTGCACTACTACGCAAGCACCATGTTTGGATGATCAGCTCAAGAAATTTTGGGACCTTGGAGAGGAGTACACAGATGAAAGGGGAAGATCAGTGGAGGACCATCAAGTAATAAATTTGTGGGACAGAGAAGGAACCATGGTCGATGGACATCATGAATTTCCAATCCCGTTTAAGGAAACTGAGCCCCAGTTACCAGACAATTGGATTATGGTGAGAAGACGACTCACTGGCCTGAAATCGCGTCTTCAAAGGGATAAAATCCTGAAGGCTAAATATATAGCAGAAATGGAGAAGTTGCTCCAAGAAGGACATGCTGAACAGGTACAGGGAGAAGGACCACCAGGAAACACGTGGTACCTCCCACACCACCCGGTATTCAATCCTAACAAGCCTGAGAAAATACACATAGTGTTCGACTGTGCTGCTTGTTTTGAAGGCACCGCCCTGAATAAACAGGTCATGCAAGGGCCAGACTTGATGAATGACTTGCTGGGTATCCTGCTAcggtttagagaaaaaaaagttgcagTAGCCGCTGATATCAAGGCTATGTTTCACCAAGTAAAGGTCACCCCAAAGGACCGTGATGTTCTAAGGTTCTTGTGGTAGCCTAAAGGGGATTTTTCTGTGAAGCCAAAGGTGTATCGCATGACTGTGCACTTGTTCGGAGGTATTTGGAGCCCAGCATGTGCATCATTCACTCTACAGAAGACACTATCTAAAACCATATTCACGGATGTAAAAAGGAACTTCTATGTAGATGACCTCTTGATGTCTGTCGAGAATGAGGCAATTGCCATTCACCAGGCAAAGCAGTTGAAGGACATTTTAGAACTCAATGGCTTTCACTTAACTAAGTGGATGTCAAATTCAAGAGAAGTTATTACTGCGATCCCACAGGAGGACAGGAGTCCTCCtgttatagatatgtatctaaCAAAACAAGACCTACCAACTGACAGGGCCTTAGGAATTCTGTGGAGCCTAGAGAGTGATACGCTTCAGATCAGAGTGACTGTACCGAACAAGCCACTCTCAAAAAGGGGTATGCTAAGTATTATGGGGTCAGTATATGATCCACTCGGCTTCCTAGCCCCATTCACAGTGAGAGCAAAGATGATCTACCAAGAGGAAGTGAGACGTCAACTAGGATGGGATGAAGAGCTTGACTCACAGAATTCCAAAAAATGGAATGCATGGCTCAGTGAATTACAGGAACTGGAAGGTTTCTGTGTCAACAGGTGTATAGTGCAGCCAGCGCAAGGAAAGTGGTACCTGGATACCTACTGTTTGAGCGGTATTCTTCGTGGTACAAGCTGCAACGAATTGTGGCATGGCTACTCAGGTTCTGTTCAGCATGTAGAACAAAGTGTTCACACCAGGGCTCAAACCTCAGTGTAACTGAGATCCAAGCAGCAAGAATGGTTATCATCAAACAAGTGCAAAGAACCTGCTTTGCTGAAGAATTAGACAtattgaagagaggaaaaaatttgAAGACAAGTCGCATTTATCGTCTGGAACCCCACTTGGATGACCAGGGCCTCTTACGTGTAGGGGGACGGAGAGTCGATGAATATATGGACCAGAATTCTAAAAGGCCCCTGATCTTACCAAAAGATCATCCTGTGACCGCTCTAATAGTTCAAGACATTCATGTTTTCTCTGCCAGACACTCTGGTAGAGAACACACCTTGGCAGAATTACGTAGAAAATATTGGATAGTGGCGGGTAGGCCCCTGATTGACCGAATACTACGTAACTGTTTCACCTGCCGTAGAGTAAATAGCAAATGACTCAGAGGCAAGGAGATTTACCTGTTAAGCGAGTAACACCATGGGGCGCCCCTTTCTACCACACTGGCGTGGATTGTTTTGGCCCATTTCATGTAGCATGCAAAAGGCATACGGAGAAGCGCTTTGGTTGTGTGTTTACATGCTTCAGCACCAGGGCTGTCCATATTGAACCTTTAAAGTCTCTAGATGCTAACACATTCCTTAATGCACTAATGTGCTTTATAGCCCGTAGAGGAACCCCGATGAAGATCTATTCTGATAGAGGAACAAACTTCTTGAAAGCCGAAAGGGAGCTCCGAGCAACGGTTCAGGCCTGGTCTAGGGACAAATCCATCGATGACACATGCAAACGAAGGAACATTGAGTGGGTCTTCCAACCCCCTGCAGCATCCCACATGGGAGGCGTGTGGGAACGACAGATTCGAACCATACGGAAGATTCTTTCTTCAATCATAGGCACGCAGAGAATAGATGATGATCGACTACGAGCCCTATTTTGTGAAGTAGAAGCCACAATGAACAGCCGCCCTCTCACCGCGATCCCGGGCGACGTCACAGAACCAGAAGCTTTGACCCCTAACCATGCCCTGAGAATGAATACGGGAGATGGTATCCAGGTGCTCACTGAAGGTAATGCATCACTTGACCATATATATCGCCGAGCCTGGATACACGCACAAGTCCTAGCAGATAGGTTCTGGAAGAGATGGAAAGCTGAGTACCTGAACACATTgaggatgagacagagacagtTGAAGCCATCTCGAAGTCTTCAGGATGGAGACCTTGTTCTCATTGTCGAACAACATACTCCAAGGAATCAGTGGAGGCTAGGGAGAATGGTGGAGGCTATAGCCGGTGAAGATGGTCTTGTGAGGAAAGCCAAAGTTCGGACTAGTTCTGGAGTCCTCATCAGACCCATTGTGAAGTTATGCCTCTTGGAAGCATCATTATCCAGAGCGACGGGATTATATGGTTGCTCCACTGTGGAGCAAAAGGGGGGAGTGTAGCCGCGGGTATATCATGTATTTCATATCAGCGgctggtatatcatatattttcttcttccttttttgtatatCACATATTCTGTAACACTGTAATCGGTGAGGTTGTATAGTATAAAATTCATCTGTGTGACAACCGCCGAGGAGGCCTCGGCGGTTGTGTCCatcgggtcaacacatggtccgtatcacccataagagctgacctgtcaaaatATGTTTGTGCGAgtgggtcgtgccataggaagtgatGAAGGCTCTTAATGTGATCGATGCTGGGAGATGGTGAGGTTGCGATCTCACTAATGTATTACATATGTTACTTGACATTGgaggatatgtatgtttatagttcGGGGTCAGTTGGAGGGAAACCTCTGTGCCGTCAAGACGTCCAtagcattctggaatcagactaagctgatattctgactgttcccgcaatgcctatgtatccaatatttgtagaaagttCTTTATCATATAATCTAATATGTCATTATTTAGTGGCCCATGTTTTTTTGTATGCATGCAATATTATATTCGATGTATTAATtgacaggtttgaccgctactgaataaacttgagcgagtgctacgcagtggtatcagtcaccccagatCCAATGAAAAATCATAGGCGTTCTACGGCGGCCACACTCTGCCCCTGATCGCCGCCGCAATCAGGGGCTCCTTCGCGTTCGGGGAATGAGGGTCGTTGcactgtttgtgcagtcatggtttttgattgagaggtagacggCCGAGTTACTCCCCACCTACTGatttaggtgtatcttggtgggagggggagtagtttaacCGGGATGCCAATGATAAGCCCCTAAAGCAGGGTTGGCGCTGCCTAGTGTGGAGCAGCAACGCACGGACCTCTCACTACACCAgagtatactcccgtgagcatgggcttgagtatcagaaacgcatatatgtgtgattatattttatacactgatttcctttatgcgtatgtacacctagtgcagacagagatgttcacccgcaaatgccctacgCATATGTTTATTTTAGTGCACATGCACAGGCAAGCATACACCCTTACtcatgctcctatgcatatgatatgcatacatacttctacgttatacacaattacacacatgcacatgcatacacatatatagacatatgtatacatcatgtgttcatacatattgt
This sequence is a window from Penaeus chinensis breed Huanghai No. 1 chromosome 10, ASM1920278v2, whole genome shotgun sequence. Protein-coding genes within it:
- the LOC125029955 gene encoding uncharacterized protein LOC125029955 encodes the protein MTVHLFGGIWSPACASFTLQKTLSKTIFTDVKRNFYVDDLLMSVENEAIAIHQAKQLKDILELNGFHLTKWMSNSREVITAIPQEDRSPPVIDMYLTKQDLPTDRALGILWSLESDTLQIRVTVPNKPLSKRGMLSIMGSVYDPLGFLAPFTVRAKMIYQEEVYSAASARKVVPGYLLFERYSSWYKLQRIVAWLLRFCSACRTKCSHQGSNLSVTEIQAARMVIIKQVQRTCFAEELDILKRGKNLKTSRIYRLEPHLDDQGLLRVGGRRVDEYMDQNSKRPLILPKDHPVTALIVQDIHVFSARHSGREHTLAELRRKYWIVAACKRHTEKRFGCVFTCFSTRAVHIEPLKSLDANTFLNALMCFIARRGTPMKIYSDRGTNFLKAERELRATVQAWSRDKSIDDTCKRRNIEWVFQPPAASHMGGVWERQIRTIRKILSSIIGTQRIDDDRLRALFCEVEATMNSRPLTAIPGDVTEPEALTPNHALRMNTGDGIQVLTEGNASLDHIYRRAWIHAQVLADRFWKRWKAEYLNTLRMRQRQLKPSRSLQDGDLVLIVEQHTPRNQWRLGRMVEAIAGEDGLVRKAKVRTSSGVLIRPIVKLCLLEASLSRATGLYGCSTVEQKGGV